The Seleniivibrio woodruffii genome window below encodes:
- the atpD gene encoding F0F1 ATP synthase subunit beta, with amino-acid sequence MAENKGKIVQVIGPVIDVKFETGHLPEIYNALEVKGDGRTIICEVEQHLGENIVRSVAMTSTDGLVRGAEAIDTGKPISAPVGDKVLGRIINVTGDPVDEMGPVEYKDRWPIHRPAPLLEDQDTGYEILETGIKVIDLLEPYTKGGKTGLFGGAGVGKTVLIMELINNIAKEHGGYSVFAGVGERTREGNDLYLEMKESGVIDKVALVYGQMNEPPGARMRVALTGLTVAEYFRDVEGQDVLLFVDNIFRFSQAGSEVSALLGRMPSAVGYQPTLGTEMGELQERITSTSKGSITSVQAVYVPADDLTDPAPATTFAHLDATTVLSRQIAELGIYPAVDPLDSTSRILDPNIVGQEHYDVARGVQAVLQRYKELQDIIAILGMEELSEADKQTVARARKIQRFLSQPFHVAEQFTGTPGKYVPLKDTVKAFKALLDGEVDHLPEQAFYMVGGLDEVYAAAEKLKAGSK; translated from the coding sequence ATGGCTGAAAACAAAGGCAAAATTGTTCAGGTTATCGGCCCTGTAATCGACGTTAAGTTCGAAACAGGCCATCTTCCCGAAATCTACAATGCCCTCGAAGTTAAAGGTGACGGCCGCACAATCATTTGTGAGGTTGAGCAGCACCTTGGAGAAAACATCGTGCGTTCCGTTGCGATGACTTCCACAGACGGCCTTGTTAGAGGAGCGGAAGCTATCGATACGGGCAAGCCTATATCTGCCCCCGTTGGCGATAAGGTTCTTGGACGTATCATAAACGTAACAGGCGATCCCGTTGATGAGATGGGACCTGTTGAATACAAAGACCGCTGGCCCATCCACAGACCCGCTCCCCTGCTCGAAGATCAGGACACGGGTTATGAGATACTTGAAACAGGTATCAAGGTTATCGACCTTCTTGAGCCCTATACCAAGGGTGGAAAAACAGGTCTGTTCGGCGGTGCGGGCGTTGGTAAAACAGTTCTTATTATGGAACTTATCAACAACATTGCGAAAGAACACGGCGGTTACTCCGTTTTCGCAGGTGTTGGTGAGCGTACCAGAGAGGGTAACGACCTTTACCTTGAAATGAAGGAATCGGGCGTTATTGATAAAGTTGCACTGGTGTATGGCCAGATGAACGAGCCCCCCGGCGCACGTATGAGGGTTGCACTTACAGGTCTGACAGTTGCGGAATATTTCCGTGATGTTGAAGGTCAGGACGTGCTTCTGTTCGTAGACAACATCTTCCGTTTCTCTCAGGCAGGTTCCGAAGTTTCGGCTCTGCTCGGACGTATGCCCTCTGCGGTTGGTTACCAGCCTACACTGGGTACGGAGATGGGTGAGCTTCAGGAAAGGATTACATCTACTTCTAAAGGTTCTATTACTTCCGTACAGGCAGTATACGTTCCTGCGGATGACCTTACTGACCCCGCTCCCGCTACAACGTTTGCGCACCTTGATGCGACTACGGTTCTTTCACGTCAGATCGCAGAACTTGGTATCTACCCTGCGGTTGACCCGCTGGATTCAACATCCCGTATCCTTGACCCCAACATCGTTGGTCAGGAACACTATGATGTTGCCCGTGGTGTTCAGGCAGTACTTCAGAGATATAAAGAGCTTCAGGACATCATCGCCATCCTTGGTATGGAAGAACTTTCCGAAGCTGACAAACAGACTGTTGCAAGAGCGAGAAAGATTCAGAGATTCCTTTCTCAGCCCTTCCACGTTGCAGAGCAGTTCACAGGCACACCCGGTAAGTATGTGCCCCTGAAAGACACTGTTAAAGCGTTCAAAGCTCTGCTTGACGGCGAAGTTGACCACCTGCCCGAGCAGGCGTTCTACATGGTCGGCGGACTGGATGAAGTTTATGCAGCAGCCGAAAAGCTTAAAGCAGGTAGCAAATAA
- a CDS encoding LysE family translocator, with protein MTVQSSIAFVLAMSLFVASPGPGALGLVAETMKYGLKSAGFYIFGMILGDMVYLTFAVFGLAAVASVMGEAFMYIRIAGGIYLLYLGIKLILAKESKPEKTVPSKKGRFLGGFFITITNPKVIIFYCGFLPNFMDLTRLTLTDAMVTAVLVAFVISAVMGSYAVVAHRTGKFLTGRGGLNLNRAAGAALIGTGSFLIFKRP; from the coding sequence ATGACCGTTCAGTCCTCAATAGCGTTTGTGCTTGCAATGTCCCTGTTTGTGGCCAGTCCCGGTCCGGGTGCGCTCGGTCTGGTGGCCGAAACTATGAAATACGGGCTGAAAAGTGCCGGATTCTACATTTTTGGAATGATTCTGGGTGATATGGTCTATCTCACATTCGCAGTTTTTGGTCTCGCCGCCGTGGCATCGGTAATGGGCGAGGCGTTCATGTACATCCGCATAGCGGGCGGCATATATCTGCTGTATCTTGGGATAAAGCTCATTCTGGCAAAGGAATCCAAGCCTGAAAAGACGGTACCCAGCAAGAAGGGCAGATTTCTCGGCGGATTCTTTATAACCATCACTAACCCCAAGGTAATTATATTTTACTGCGGTTTCCTGCCGAACTTCATGGATCTGACAAGGCTTACCCTGACCGATGCCATGGTCACGGCAGTTCTGGTGGCGTTTGTAATCAGTGCAGTGATGGGCTCATATGCGGTAGTTGCCCACAGAACCGGAAAGTTTCTGACGGGCAGAGGCGGGTTGAACCTTAACCGTGCGGCGGGAGCGGCTCTCATCGGCACGGGTTCATTTCTGATTTTCAAAAGACCATGA
- a CDS encoding DMT family transporter, producing MNKALFYGTAGVFFFAFTFILNRSMHLSGGHWIWSASLRYFFTLPMLAVIVGRQYGFSNIHSEIMNNTFQWFTWSMTGFGLFYTLLVFAGDHGEAWLLAALWQVTIVMGVLMAPLFGSKISMRNLAASFIILAGVFLLQFQGVSGFDPENSLLTLIPILIAAIAYPLGNRKMMAACGSDISTIERIYGMTLCTMPLWILMAAYGAFKLDAPSANQVFQSFLVALFSGVVATFLYFKATDLAKTDIKQLALVESAQSLEVVFALIAGIIFLGDALPNHAGAAGIVLIIAGMTLNSLLALRH from the coding sequence ATGAATAAAGCACTTTTTTACGGCACTGCCGGAGTTTTCTTCTTCGCTTTCACCTTCATTCTGAACAGAAGCATGCACCTTTCCGGCGGCCACTGGATATGGAGCGCATCTCTGCGCTATTTCTTCACTCTGCCCATGCTGGCAGTGATTGTGGGACGGCAATACGGGTTCAGCAACATACACAGCGAAATAATGAACAATACATTTCAATGGTTTACATGGAGCATGACCGGCTTCGGACTGTTTTACACCCTTCTGGTTTTCGCAGGCGACCATGGCGAAGCATGGCTTCTGGCCGCGCTATGGCAGGTTACGATAGTCATGGGCGTGCTGATGGCTCCGCTATTCGGCTCAAAAATATCCATGCGGAATCTTGCCGCATCCTTCATTATACTTGCGGGTGTTTTTCTGCTCCAGTTTCAGGGAGTTTCCGGTTTTGACCCGGAAAATTCACTGCTGACGCTGATTCCCATCCTCATAGCTGCCATAGCGTACCCGCTGGGCAACAGAAAGATGATGGCGGCATGCGGAAGCGACATCTCAACCATCGAGCGTATATACGGCATGACGCTTTGCACAATGCCGCTGTGGATCCTTATGGCCGCATACGGCGCTTTTAAGCTGGACGCACCCTCTGCAAATCAGGTTTTCCAGAGCTTTCTGGTTGCCCTCTTTTCAGGGGTGGTTGCGACCTTTCTCTATTTCAAAGCCACCGATCTGGCAAAAACGGACATTAAACAGCTTGCTCTTGTGGAGTCGGCGCAGTCACTAGAGGTCGTGTTCGCCCTCATAGCCGGAATAATCTTTCTGGGGGACGCACTGCCGAACCACGCAGGTGCGGCGGGCATCGTCCTCATAATCGCCGGAATGACACTGAACAGCCTTCTGGCACTCAGGCATTGA
- a CDS encoding F0F1 ATP synthase subunit epsilon, with protein MAETVRLELVTPVRQILSEDVDEVIAPGVEGDLGVLPDHAPLLTALRVGELAYRIKGKLEYVAIVGGGFLEVNNNRVIVLADDAELGHEIDLEQAVQRKLKAEAALERERKADEKTFKTVEIELMKELIRVQIAEKYKGAK; from the coding sequence ATGGCAGAGACTGTCAGGCTTGAACTTGTTACTCCGGTGAGACAAATTCTCTCCGAGGATGTAGACGAAGTGATAGCACCCGGCGTAGAGGGCGACCTTGGTGTTCTGCCCGACCACGCACCTCTCCTTACCGCTTTGAGAGTAGGAGAGCTTGCCTACAGAATTAAAGGCAAACTCGAATACGTTGCGATAGTCGGCGGCGGATTCCTTGAAGTGAACAACAACAGGGTAATCGTTCTTGCCGATGATGCCGAGCTTGGTCACGAAATCGACCTTGAGCAGGCTGTTCAGCGAAAACTTAAAGCAGAAGCGGCTCTTGAGCGTGAGCGTAAAGCTGACGAGAAAACATTCAAGACTGTGGAGATAGAGCTTATGAAAGAGCTCATCAGAGTGCAGATCGCTGAGAAGTACAAAGGAGCCAAGTAA
- a CDS encoding tRNA1(Val) (adenine(37)-N6)-methyltransferase produces MTNDSIIKPEILICQPADGFRFGVDSVYLAWFAQVSGKKRIIDIGSGSGVISALLAGLKRVGQIDAAEMQAPMFSCLERTVEQCGLGHIIKPLNVDIRNYRPDFQYDAAVCNPPYRDPSSGKVPQDETELNARFTTTMNADHLFSFCRSFLKFGASLFLSYDADMMPALFDAGFRYGFEAKRLMAVCPDINIKPKVVLMEFRKGGKRELSFEPPLFQKINGEPSPLHTKIFKGEWE; encoded by the coding sequence ATGACCAACGACAGCATAATAAAGCCTGAAATACTCATCTGTCAGCCGGCCGACGGTTTCCGCTTCGGTGTGGATTCGGTCTATCTGGCTTGGTTCGCACAGGTTTCGGGTAAGAAGCGTATTATAGATATCGGCTCCGGCAGCGGGGTTATCTCGGCACTTCTGGCCGGCCTGAAAAGGGTGGGGCAGATAGATGCGGCGGAGATGCAGGCTCCGATGTTCAGCTGTCTTGAGAGGACTGTTGAGCAGTGCGGACTGGGACATATCATAAAGCCGCTGAACGTGGATATCCGCAATTACAGACCGGATTTCCAGTATGATGCGGCGGTGTGCAACCCTCCCTACAGAGACCCTTCCAGCGGCAAGGTTCCGCAGGATGAAACGGAACTGAATGCCCGTTTCACAACAACCATGAATGCGGACCACCTTTTTTCTTTCTGCCGCAGCTTTTTAAAGTTCGGCGCAAGCCTTTTCCTCAGCTACGATGCGGACATGATGCCCGCGCTGTTCGATGCGGGCTTCAGATACGGTTTCGAGGCAAAAAGGCTGATGGCTGTGTGTCCGGACATCAATATCAAGCCCAAAGTAGTGCTCATGGAGTTCCGCAAAGGGGGCAAGCGTGAACTCTCTTTCGAACCGCCGCTTTTTCAGAAGATAAACGGCGAACCCTCCCCGCTCCACACAAAAATATTTAAAGGTGAATGGGAATGA
- a CDS encoding branched-chain amino acid ABC transporter permease yields MDYFLELFLGGLTRGSIYALIALGYTMVYGIVQLINFAHGEIYMIGAFTALIVSSVLTIMGLNSVAILVIATAAAIVYSSAYGFTVEKIAYKPLRKAPRLSPLISAIGMSIFLQNYVLLAQTSDFLPFPRLIPEFAFMEPVSHIFSSAELVIVATTFVVMILLTVFIKFTNIGKAMRATAQDKTMALLIGIDVDRVISVTFIIGSSLAALGGVLIANHIGQINFYIGFIAGIKAFTAAVLGGIGSIPGAVLGALILGWTESFATGYVSSDYEDVFAFALLVLILIFRPSGLLGKAETKKV; encoded by the coding sequence ATGGATTATTTCCTTGAACTGTTCCTCGGCGGACTGACGAGGGGCAGCATATACGCTCTTATTGCACTCGGATACACTATGGTTTACGGCATAGTGCAGCTTATCAACTTCGCCCACGGCGAAATCTACATGATAGGTGCGTTCACAGCCCTCATAGTGTCCAGCGTTCTTACAATAATGGGGCTCAACTCCGTTGCGATATTAGTGATTGCCACAGCGGCGGCCATAGTTTATTCCTCCGCATACGGTTTTACCGTTGAAAAAATAGCTTATAAACCGCTTAGAAAAGCTCCGAGGCTTTCGCCTCTGATCAGTGCGATCGGTATGTCCATTTTTCTCCAGAACTATGTGCTGCTTGCACAGACATCCGATTTCCTTCCCTTCCCGAGATTAATACCCGAGTTCGCCTTTATGGAACCGGTTTCACATATTTTCAGTTCCGCTGAGCTGGTCATAGTGGCAACCACCTTCGTGGTCATGATCCTTCTGACCGTGTTCATCAAATTTACGAACATAGGCAAGGCCATGAGAGCAACGGCACAGGACAAGACAATGGCTCTGCTCATCGGTATCGACGTTGACAGGGTCATCTCGGTAACGTTCATCATCGGTTCTTCTCTGGCGGCTCTGGGCGGCGTTCTCATCGCAAACCACATCGGCCAGATCAACTTCTACATAGGCTTCATTGCAGGCATAAAGGCCTTCACTGCGGCTGTTCTGGGCGGCATCGGCTCTATCCCCGGTGCGGTGCTCGGTGCGCTTATTCTCGGCTGGACAGAGAGCTTTGCAACAGGATACGTCTCCAGTGACTATGAAGACGTTTTCGCATTCGCTCTTCTGGTGCTTATTCTTATCTTCCGTCCTTCCGGTCTTCTCGGAAAGGCTGAAACCAAGAAGGTGTAA
- the atpG gene encoding ATP synthase F1 subunit gamma, producing the protein MPGVMDIKRKIKSVKNTQKITKAMKMVSAARMRKAEESMTNARAYANKIYELVGSMADRVEADSHPFLTARKEVKNICLAIITSDKGLCGAFNSNVVKKTLAFARENQGANIKLVCIGKKGFDFLGKKHFEVLSKYVSFGGKITYDEANEIGDRLVEFYMNEDADEVHIIHNEFKSTAFQVAKVTKVLPLSLEKKEAAADETDYIYEPQAEALLKEIMPRYINFTVFFSILESIAGEHGSRMVAMDNAARNAGEVISKLTLTFNKARQGAITKEILDIVNGAEALNG; encoded by the coding sequence ATGCCTGGTGTAATGGATATTAAACGGAAAATAAAATCCGTTAAAAACACGCAGAAGATCACAAAAGCGATGAAAATGGTTTCTGCCGCCCGTATGAGAAAAGCGGAAGAATCCATGACCAACGCCAGAGCTTATGCGAACAAAATCTATGAACTTGTCGGCAGCATGGCCGACAGAGTGGAGGCCGACAGCCACCCTTTTCTCACAGCGAGAAAAGAGGTTAAGAACATCTGCCTCGCCATTATAACCAGCGACAAGGGTCTTTGCGGTGCGTTCAACTCAAACGTGGTAAAAAAGACGCTTGCGTTTGCAAGGGAAAACCAGGGAGCGAACATCAAACTTGTCTGCATAGGAAAGAAAGGTTTTGATTTCCTCGGCAAAAAACATTTTGAAGTTCTTTCAAAATACGTTTCCTTCGGCGGCAAGATAACTTACGACGAAGCAAACGAAATAGGCGACAGACTCGTTGAGTTCTATATGAACGAGGATGCGGACGAAGTCCACATCATCCACAACGAGTTCAAGTCGACCGCTTTTCAGGTTGCAAAAGTGACCAAGGTTCTCCCCCTCTCTCTGGAGAAGAAAGAAGCCGCTGCGGATGAAACGGATTATATCTATGAACCGCAGGCCGAAGCTCTTCTGAAAGAGATTATGCCCAGATACATCAACTTCACCGTATTCTTCTCAATTCTTGAGTCGATTGCCGGTGAACACGGCTCCAGAATGGTTGCTATGGACAACGCCGCAAGAAACGCTGGCGAAGTCATCAGCAAGCTGACGCTGACCTTCAACAAGGCACGTCAGGGCGCAATCACCAAGGAGATTCTGGACATTGTGAACGGTGCTGAAGCACTCAACGGATAG
- a CDS encoding glycosyltransferase family 4 protein: MNICFINFNKRWGGVKTWTIDYGTQLVRRGHKVTAIVRPDTPFVQKCIDAGFETITMRPGMKYNPVTIAKIYSVLKSRNIDAAVVNISKDVNIGAVACRLAGVPVYHRVGLPQDYKNTAEERFLHGLIKGIIVPSQGLKDDISKLPWMRKGIISVLYNSKDREKFAEKQHGEQETVTIGVTSQLSVTKGHIYLIDAAKMLRDAGMKFRLKIAGTGGGEADIKKYAEEKGVDAEFCGFQTDVPAFLQTLDIFALPSLEENFPNTLLEAMFTGLPCVAFNAGAVREMTGDSCIILEKKDTQRLYAALKTFILSAEQRRIYGQAARRRCLDMFDIEKNTSKLEKILSGEVI; the protein is encoded by the coding sequence ATGAACATCTGTTTTATCAACTTCAACAAACGCTGGGGCGGCGTTAAGACCTGGACAATAGACTACGGAACTCAGCTTGTCAGAAGAGGGCATAAGGTCACTGCGATAGTCCGTCCGGACACCCCGTTCGTTCAGAAATGCATAGACGCAGGGTTTGAGACCATCACCATGCGCCCCGGTATGAAGTATAATCCGGTGACAATAGCGAAGATATATTCAGTGCTCAAAAGCAGAAACATCGATGCCGCAGTGGTGAACATTTCAAAGGATGTCAACATCGGCGCCGTTGCATGCAGACTGGCGGGTGTGCCGGTTTATCACCGTGTGGGACTTCCTCAGGACTATAAAAACACTGCTGAGGAAAGATTTCTTCATGGGTTAATAAAAGGAATAATAGTTCCCAGTCAGGGACTTAAAGATGATATATCGAAACTGCCCTGGATGCGTAAAGGGATAATCAGCGTGCTGTACAACAGCAAGGACAGAGAGAAATTTGCTGAAAAACAGCACGGAGAGCAGGAGACTGTGACCATAGGCGTTACCAGTCAGCTCTCTGTTACAAAGGGGCATATTTACCTTATCGATGCGGCCAAAATGCTCCGTGATGCCGGAATGAAATTCCGCTTAAAGATAGCCGGAACGGGCGGCGGAGAGGCCGATATTAAAAAATATGCAGAAGAGAAGGGTGTGGATGCGGAGTTCTGCGGATTTCAGACCGACGTGCCCGCTTTTCTCCAAACCCTTGATATTTTCGCATTGCCCAGTCTTGAGGAGAACTTTCCCAACACTCTGCTGGAGGCCATGTTCACAGGGCTTCCGTGTGTTGCGTTCAATGCCGGAGCTGTCCGTGAGATGACGGGGGATTCCTGCATCATCCTTGAGAAGAAGGACACCCAGAGACTCTACGCCGCACTGAAAACCTTCATACTCAGCGCAGAACAGCGCAGGATATACGGACAGGCGGCAAGGAGAAGATGTCTGGATATGTTTGACATCGAGAAAAATACGTCTAAACTTGAAAAAATTCTCAGCGGAGAGGTGATATGA
- a CDS encoding class I SAM-dependent RNA methyltransferase — protein sequence MTYETYIKDTAYGGYGVGTMPDGRVVFIPHTVEGDTVSYEVVDDKKNFTYGSLKEILTASDKRGEKYCPHLGVCGGCTFGHIAAEHQTAIKKNFVLHQLKKAGISHPEPAVLSADLKEFRNRATFRIRDGKIGFFKFKSNDFLPVDNCPVIKHGIVHKSKALAYGLKGNYELYVTENENGQALGRVDGNVDNIRDFAGLETENGIKGLRNILFDTKYGAFHAGFGTFLQGNRYLSGHLQDFVYDNTKGENALELYCGAGFLTLALARTCKKVTASEISRDSIALAKRMGLENVNWIASASEGLLFRLKERYDTILVDPPRTGLDKKVTDFIKNSGAKTVVYISCSPDTLARDLKRLSEKYSVAKLDIVDMFPGSYHVESCCLLKLNA from the coding sequence ATGACATACGAAACATACATAAAAGACACGGCATACGGCGGCTACGGAGTGGGCACAATGCCCGACGGCCGTGTGGTGTTCATCCCCCATACGGTGGAGGGCGATACGGTCAGCTATGAAGTGGTTGATGACAAAAAGAATTTTACATACGGAAGCCTTAAGGAGATTCTTACCGCCTCCGATAAGCGGGGCGAAAAATACTGCCCCCATTTGGGAGTCTGCGGCGGCTGTACATTCGGCCATATAGCTGCGGAGCACCAGACCGCCATAAAGAAGAACTTTGTACTGCATCAGCTGAAAAAAGCGGGAATATCACATCCGGAACCTGCCGTTCTGTCGGCAGACTTAAAAGAGTTCAGAAATCGTGCCACTTTCCGCATCCGGGACGGAAAGATAGGCTTTTTTAAGTTCAAATCCAACGATTTTCTGCCTGTGGACAACTGTCCTGTGATAAAACACGGCATAGTCCATAAATCGAAAGCACTGGCCTATGGTCTTAAAGGAAATTATGAGCTTTATGTTACGGAGAATGAGAACGGTCAGGCTTTGGGCAGAGTTGACGGAAATGTTGATAATATCAGAGATTTTGCAGGGCTTGAGACTGAAAACGGCATAAAAGGACTCAGAAATATCCTGTTTGATACCAAATACGGTGCATTCCATGCGGGATTCGGTACGTTTTTGCAGGGAAACAGATATCTTTCAGGTCATCTTCAGGATTTTGTATATGATAATACAAAAGGTGAGAACGCTCTGGAGCTTTACTGCGGAGCTGGATTTCTGACTCTGGCACTTGCCAGGACCTGCAAAAAGGTCACTGCCTCTGAGATTTCCAGAGATTCCATCGCTCTTGCAAAAAGAATGGGGCTTGAGAACGTCAACTGGATAGCATCTGCCAGCGAAGGGCTTCTTTTCAGGCTTAAAGAGCGTTATGACACTATCCTTGTCGATCCGCCCAGAACAGGGCTTGATAAGAAAGTGACTGACTTCATAAAGAACAGCGGTGCAAAGACCGTGGTCTATATCTCATGCAGTCCCGACACACTTGCCAGAGACCTGAAAAGGCTTTCGGAGAAATACAGTGTCGCAAAACTGGATATAGTGGATATGTTCCCCGGCTCATACCATGTGGAGAGCTGCTGTCTGCTTAAGCTCAATGCCTGA
- the livM gene encoding high-affinity branched-chain amino acid ABC transporter permease LivM produces the protein MGQEIIKSLKAAVWFMFLTFPIMVIKVNTVYKTIEWRWMNMVFIGVGVFVGSYVWRYMLERKEKQAAKKDFVPIGTRVQAYLEANPLAKRGLQVLLLIGMLLFPVFMNAYQVNILTVALMYIVLGLGLNIVVGLAGLLDLGYVAFYAVGAYTYALLNTTFGLSFWMVLPIGGALAAVFGILLGFPVLRLRGDYLAIVTLGFGEIIRLVLENWNDFSHGPSGIAGIDKPDFFGLEMSLNHMTDSIYYMMVVFTIITIFFVGRLQNSRIGRAWLALREDEIACQAMGVGRTRTKLMAFALGATWAGLMGVVFAAKTSFINPASFTFLESAIILSIVVLGGMGSIPGVILGALIMILLPEYMRTFSEYRMIVFGGAMVVMMVFRPQGLVSNFRRKYSFHGADERLGG, from the coding sequence ATGGGACAGGAAATAATTAAATCACTCAAAGCGGCCGTATGGTTTATGTTCCTTACGTTTCCCATTATGGTCATTAAGGTCAACACTGTTTACAAAACGATAGAATGGCGATGGATGAACATGGTCTTCATAGGCGTGGGCGTCTTCGTCGGTTCGTATGTCTGGCGTTATATGCTGGAAAGAAAAGAGAAACAGGCGGCCAAGAAGGATTTTGTCCCGATAGGCACCCGTGTTCAGGCGTATCTGGAGGCGAACCCTCTGGCAAAAAGAGGACTGCAGGTACTGCTGCTTATAGGCATGCTGCTGTTCCCCGTTTTCATGAACGCTTATCAGGTGAACATCCTGACTGTGGCTCTGATGTATATCGTTCTGGGTCTCGGTCTTAACATTGTTGTGGGGCTTGCAGGTCTGCTCGACCTCGGCTATGTGGCCTTCTATGCTGTCGGTGCGTATACCTATGCACTGCTCAACACCACCTTCGGACTGTCCTTCTGGATGGTTCTGCCAATAGGCGGTGCTCTGGCGGCTGTTTTCGGTATCCTGCTCGGTTTCCCCGTGCTTCGTCTGCGCGGCGACTATCTGGCAATCGTTACCCTCGGCTTCGGAGAGATAATCCGTCTGGTGCTTGAAAACTGGAACGACTTCTCCCACGGCCCCAGCGGTATCGCAGGCATAGACAAACCCGATTTCTTCGGGCTTGAGATGAGCCTTAACCACATGACAGATTCTATCTATTATATGATGGTGGTGTTCACCATCATCACCATATTTTTTGTCGGCAGACTTCAGAACTCCCGCATCGGCCGTGCATGGCTGGCACTGCGTGAGGACGAGATAGCCTGTCAGGCCATGGGTGTGGGACGTACCAGAACAAAGCTTATGGCTTTCGCACTGGGAGCGACATGGGCGGGTCTCATGGGCGTTGTTTTCGCCGCAAAGACCTCCTTCATAAACCCTGCGTCGTTCACATTCCTCGAATCGGCCATTATCCTTTCAATTGTCGTTCTGGGCGGCATGGGCTCAATCCCCGGTGTTATTCTGGGTGCGCTCATCATGATCCTGCTGCCTGAATACATGAGAACCTTCTCCGAATACCGTATGATAGTTTTCGGCGGCGCAATGGTTGTTATGATGGTATTCCGCCCTCAGGGACTTGTGAGCAATTTCCGCAGGAAATACTCGTTCCACGGTGCGGACGAAAGGCTGGGCGGGTAA
- a CDS encoding branched-chain amino acid ABC transporter substrate-binding protein produces MKKLLLFAVLSAMFVFAGCSQKPKEEAKPAESAPAEAAAPAAATGDVIKIGVAGAHSGDLASYGLPSVKAAEFVVKAVNEKGGLLGKKVELVVVDDVCKPEVAVSSANKLVSEHVVAVLGHICSGATKAALGTYLAAKIPVMSPSATSPELTKSGEYPNFFRTIAPDDSQARLEIDYITNVLKLKKIAIIHDKGDYGKGLAEFAKGFAEADKKLEIVLYEGITPGAVDYSAIVQKIKQSGAEAVLYGGYHPEAAKIVTLLAKKKLNVKFVSDDGVKDDTFIKVAGAFAEGVYATGPKDVSKNPLAIEANKKHKDAFGEDPGAFYLNAYTAMLAITNAIEKAGSTDFDKLTNALRTNDVETPIGKIKFDEKGDAIGAEFSVYQVQNGAYVEVQ; encoded by the coding sequence ATGAAGAAACTGCTTCTGTTTGCCGTTCTTTCGGCAATGTTCGTGTTCGCAGGATGCAGCCAGAAACCCAAGGAAGAGGCTAAACCTGCCGAATCAGCTCCCGCTGAAGCTGCCGCACCCGCAGCCGCTACAGGCGACGTTATCAAAATAGGTGTTGCAGGCGCACATTCCGGCGACCTTGCATCCTACGGTCTTCCCTCTGTTAAAGCAGCCGAATTCGTTGTTAAAGCTGTTAACGAAAAAGGCGGCCTGCTTGGCAAAAAAGTTGAACTTGTTGTTGTTGACGACGTTTGCAAGCCTGAAGTAGCTGTCAGCTCTGCGAACAAACTTGTTTCCGAGCATGTTGTTGCCGTTCTCGGCCACATTTGCTCCGGCGCAACAAAAGCGGCTCTGGGCACATATCTTGCGGCTAAAATCCCCGTTATGTCTCCCTCTGCAACAAGCCCCGAACTTACTAAGTCCGGCGAATATCCTAACTTCTTCAGAACAATCGCTCCCGACGATTCTCAGGCAAGACTTGAGATCGACTACATCACTAACGTTCTGAAACTTAAGAAAATTGCAATCATCCATGACAAAGGCGACTATGGTAAAGGTCTTGCTGAATTTGCGAAAGGTTTCGCTGAAGCTGACAAGAAGCTTGAAATCGTTCTTTATGAAGGTATCACTCCCGGTGCGGTTGACTACTCTGCAATAGTTCAGAAGATCAAACAGTCCGGCGCAGAAGCTGTTCTTTACGGCGGATACCACCCCGAAGCTGCTAAGATCGTTACTCTTCTTGCTAAGAAAAAACTGAACGTTAAGTTTGTTTCTGACGACGGCGTTAAAGATGACACATTCATCAAAGTTGCCGGCGCATTTGCAGAAGGCGTTTATGCGACAGGTCCCAAAGACGTGTCTAAAAACCCCCTCGCAATCGAAGCTAACAAGAAGCATAAAGATGCATTCGGCGAAGATCCCGGTGCATTCTACCTTAACGCTTACACTGCTATGCTTGCCATCACAAACGCAATCGAAAAAGCAGGCTCAACTGACTTTGATAAACTCACTAACGCTCTGAGAACCAACGATGTTGAAACACCCATCGGTAAAATCAAGTTCGACGAGAAAGGTGACGCCATCGGTGCGGAATTCTCTGTTTACCAGGTTCAGAACGGCGCATACGTCGAAGTACAGTAA